A section of the Lineus longissimus chromosome 1, tnLinLong1.2, whole genome shotgun sequence genome encodes:
- the LOC135492484 gene encoding uncharacterized protein LOC135492484: MDGSRINRRYALWIILILIIASCLGLSSAAEPKTRTGAMLSSHMYVEETPEIVNTTSMLNSLCRLHIKNDGIMEDLTHLIINKKKKFIEIKLKFPRGVDLDIRNYSKITELDHWFWVDNHQGKPLLELDFRFYVLSVTSLSIDVASVDADVRMEPRNCLNKMHLAEKTHLIQDMLMRHIHQIVGGEGREDTSSAVCYSRLATYKLMLSKHYVQKFCCDIPLYQGAPWSCEAIVSSYTNTYVVILYIVLFLVSPLLIKFLPQEEVIYTVDDDGRAHEMVKCKVLYGRQHSTLPQAARRINTNNNNNLPGFCLSDSRDNYRNDNLHNGQKDIVAPACRSPERPADVESVCACTSGVPRQFLRIHSHESQNDSIMRTSMLSQQSSTFSQSLQSLHETLKAFEFEIYDSNGNPEKLCNGLITNHKEDGNEIHQRIIPVRQISQFSDLTLTTQESQSGQNTQQRGTELPISLELEQNEANICAKRSGCQYSALDNTTPIRICTPLYYIFLLHVQNDWICRIRRINFFWILFPIFIHGMVIGDIMLYHDHITHLYNMERRMGIVGDLADLENYDYIWLGAIFTNPELVIGTVYLSMYFLMTVVLVIEGNLAKLLNKLMVQDHYLGCMKLPKELRTPKSENKGMHLLYHKMKFRLCLIAEPRFWVFWFKQLRLSLWPEKSEGCKSCCKALICRPIRFFTCIASLALLFPLTNFFPWDMVIDFFSEMKETDKFARSCLRRYKKRQYGKAFLFLTCAGIIILGLLFALLIFIYSCKIVSLFILYTIKGVIKHYMETLPIISIKVVALYYLLSTTHKLKLFYKEVKKQIFELCVEEQKEMNEKEKELNAKQALQEVNDQEVQEDNKIFLVAYRKDGIPLIPKQLYNKIFDRHCPLREHELAALAKLMMIAIFLFYVGSIINIYQIGNISSLGQAIATFFAVTLPKLFDFFSGKDAVEDDILKYKIKHTIREYVETTLINGDDDDDKKAGVDETLERRPNGTINNCMCVPATLDRETQV; this comes from the coding sequence ATGGATGGTTCGCGCATTAATCGTCGCTATGCCCTATGGATTATTTTGATCCTCATCATCGCCAGCTGTCTTGGTCTAAGCTCCGCCGCCGAACCCAAAACGAGAACAGGAGCGATGTTGTCAAGTCACATGTACGTCGAGGAAACACCGGAAATAGTCAACACAACGTCGATGCTGAATTCGCTCTGTCGGTTACACATCAAGAATGACGGTATCATGGAGGATCTTACACATCTGATCatcaacaagaaaaagaaattcatcgagatcaaattgaaatttCCTCGGGGTGTCGATTTGGATATCAGAAATTATAGTAAGATCACAGAACTTGATCATTGGTTCTGGGTAGATAATCACCAGGGGAAGCCACTCCTCGAGTTGGATTTTCGTTTTTATGTCCTGTCGGTTACAAGCCTGTCGATAGATGTCGCAAGCGTTGACGCAGACGTCAGGATGGAGCCGCGGAACTGTTTGAATAAGATGCATTTAGCAGAAAAAACACACTTAATTCAGGACATGTTGATGCGGCATATACACCAGATCGTTGGCGGTGAGGGCCGAGAGGATACATCCTCGGCGGTCTGTTATTCCCGTCTAGCAACCTATAAACTGATGTTGAGTAAACATTATGTTCAGAAGTTTTGTTGTGACATCCCGCTATACCAAGGTGCACCCTGGTCATGTGAAGCTATCGTATCGAGCTACACTAATACGTATGTTGTGATTCTGTACATCGTACTTTTCCTTGTCAGTCCGTTGCTCATAAAGTTTCTCCCGCAAGAGGAAGTTATCTACACCGTTGACGATGATGGTCGTGCACACGAGATGGTCAAATGTAAGGTTTTATACGGAAGGCAACACAGCACGCTTCCACAGGCGGCGAGGAGAATTAacacaaacaacaacaacaaccttcCCGGATTCTGCCTTTCAGACAGCAGAGACAATTATCGCAACGACAACCTTCACAATGGTCAGAAAGATATTGTGGCCCCCGCATGCCGTTCACCTGAACGACCCGCAGATGTAGAATCAGTCTGTGCCTGCACATCGGGAGTTCCACGTCAGTTCTTGCGCATACATTCACACGAGAGCCAAAATGACTCCATTATGCGTACAAGCATGCTTAGTCAGCAATCCAGTACGTTCAGCCAATCACTGCAGAGCTTACACGAGACCCTAAAAGCCTTCGAATTCGAAATCTACGACAGCAATGGAAATCCTGAAAAGCTCTGCAATGGTTTGATAACGAATCACAAAGAAGATGGGAACGAAATCCACCAGCGCATTATTCCGGTCCGACAGATCAGTCAATTCTCTGACCTCACACTGACTACGCAGGAATCTCAGTCGGGCCAGAATACCCAGCAGCGCGGCACAGAATTACCCATCAGCCTCGAGTTGGAACAGAATGAGGCAAACATCtgcgcaaaaagatccggatgtCAGTACTCGGCCCTGGACAACACTACACCAATTCGCATCTGCACGCCATTGTACTACATTTTCCTGCTTCATGTTCAGAATGATTGGATCTGCCGCATACGCCGTATCAACTTTTTCTGGATTCTGTTCCCGATTTTCATCCACGGGATGGTGATCGGTGACATCATGCTGTATCATGACCACATCACACATCTCTACAACATGGAGCGCAGAATGGGAATAGTTGGAGATTTGGCAGACCTTGAAAACTACGACTACATCTGGTTAGGCGCAATCTTCACGAATCCAGAACTTGTCATTGGGACGGTGTATCTCTCGATGTACTTTCTCATGACGGTAGTCCTAGTTATTGAGGGCAACTTAGCCAAGCTTCTCAACAAACTCATGGTCCAGGATCACTATTTAGGATGCATGAAACTCCCAAAGGAACTCCGGACACCAAAGTCAGAAAATAAAGGCATGCATTTGTTGTATCACAAAATGAAATTCAGGTTATGTTTGATCGCTGAGCCGCGATTTTGGGTATTCTGGTTCAAGCAGTTAAGGTTGTCACTCTGGCCTGAGAAGTCAGAAGGGTGCAAGTCGTGCTGCAAGGCCTTGATCTGTCGACCGATACGATTTTTCACATGTATAGCATCTCTTGCATTGCTTTTTCCTCTGACAAACTTTTTTCCATGGGATATGGTCATAGATTTCTTCAGTGAGATGAAGGAGACAGACAAATTTGCGCGGAGCTGCCTCCGCAGATACAAGAAAAGACAATACGGAAAAGCATTTCTTTTTCTAACCTGCGCAGGTATTATCATTCTAGGGCTTCTCTTTGCACTTTTGATTTTCATATATTCTTGTAAAATTGTCTCGCTTTTTATTCTTTACACGATAAAAGGTGTCATCAAGCATTACATGGAGACATTACCCATCATTTCTATAAAAGTTGTCGCCCTCTATTATCTGCTGAGCACAACGCATAAACTGAAACTGTTTTATAAAGAAgtcaagaaacaaatatttgaaCTTTGCGTGGAGGAACAGAAAGAGATGAATGAGAAAGAGAAGGAGTTGAATGCGAAACAAGCACTGCAAGAAGTAAACGATCAGGAAGTACAGGAGGATAACAAAATCTTTCTGGTGGCTTACAGAAAAGATGGAATTCCACTCATACCAAAACAACTGTATAACAAGATCTTTGATCGCCATTGCCCCCTCAGAGAGCACGAACTCGCAGCCTTAGCAAAACTCATGATGATTGCAATTTTTCTATTCTATGTCGGTTCGATCATAAATATTTATCAAATCGGCAATATCTCAAGTCTTGGGCAAGCCATAGCGACGTTCTTTGCCGTGACGCTCCCAAAgttgtttgattttttcagcGGGAAGGATGCCGTTGAAGACGACATCCTGAAATATAAGATTAAACACACGATCAGGGAATATGTTGAAACGACTCTCAtaaatggcgatgacgatgatgataagaAGGCTGGGGTTGATGAGACATTGGAGCGGCGGCCCAATGGTACTATCAACAACTGTATGTGCGTACCTGCTACACTGGATAGGGAGACACAAGTATGA